Genomic window (Helianthus annuus cultivar XRQ/B chromosome 3, HanXRQr2.0-SUNRISE, whole genome shotgun sequence):
attttttttgaacggccaacaaaaacttttatttatataaaacaacTAACAAGTTGTTAGAAGGCACCATTGTGGTATACCCTCCAGATTTTACACCAAGTACATAACAAAATTACATGAAAACATTAAAACTTCGCCATTGATTCCAAGTCATGTTCCTCTCCTTTGCCCGATGTTTCACCCAAAGGAAACCCATACTCTTGGCACCTTCCACCACATTTGCTAGATTCACTTCTTTTGCATTGAAGATGCTTTCGTTTCGTGCCTTCCAAATATACCACATAACAATCAGGCTAATTGCATAAATggctttccttttcttttctgaACCTGGGCAGAACTCATGGAAACGAAGGAGATCTCGTATGCTAAAGGCGTAGATGGGTTGGATCTTGCACCACTGAGATACTAATTGCCACACCGCTTGGGCAAAATTGCATGAAACGAAAATGTGTTCGGCTGATTCTGGATGGTCTCCGCAAAAAACACAGTCCACCGAATTTAAAACGATGTTCCTTCGAGCCAACTCCACCTTCGTAGGTAACTTGTTCCGCTCCGCTCGCCAAGCGAAAATACAAACCTTTCTTGGAACCCATTTATTCCAGACGAAGTTAAAGATCGGTTGCGTTTGATTATGAGAGCTAAATAACTCCTTGATGCTCCTAACATTGAAAAGGCCATCATCCGTTAAGGCCCAAACCCAACCATCATGGCCCGCTGTCAAAGCCGTCGAACCCAACAGACCCAACATACTCCCTAGTTCACGTTGTTCAACAGAATCCAATGTATTTTAGGGAGTGAATTACTCATAGAAGTTAAGTAAAGTCAACGTCCATGAAAACTATTTATTAAAGACCAGGCGACCACTTTCTCTTTACGTTAGAGGGTATGGTGTCtatcctcccttggaggatgatccgccacgtaggcgccacatcatagttctctcaaggatggtccatcccacaaaactagtgaaaatgggaggatggtcctaaatgatcctaccccaccacttttatgtttttatttttttaatcttctacttttttttaacatttaacaaataaattaacaaaatattttcattaatattaaaaaccattacataaacttaaaaaaaaacataaactaaaaaaaacatgGACTTAAATAATTTGATGCTTCTTCATGATGTCGGTTTGtagttttttcaacatcgaacgtttaGGCTCGGGATAATTATCGACATCCATCGTTATTATTTCTCATTCCTTGAGCCGAATCTATTTATCGGAGAATCGGATTTTTTCATTGGACAATCGGACCTTTTCGCGTAACTTTTCTTCCGCCACACGAGACTTTTCTTTGATGGCCCGCTCCTTCGCCTTCGCCTTTTGGGCCGAGACGTCCGTGTACGTTTTAAATTGTTCCATAAACTCGTCCATCTTCAGGtccaccttttccttttctttcccctTCGTCCGTTCCTTCTTTGATTTGTCTCGGCCCGGTGGACGCTCCGCTTCATGTGCGGCGTATTCTTCTTCGTCGAACTCGGAGTCatcgtttaagtttatgtgacACCTTGCGTCCGATCCACCGGCGCTAAAACTACCTGATTCCGATGTCCTTTCCTGCTTCGCCATCTCCACCTCGTTGGGAATCGACGCCCATTTTTTGTGCGTTCGCAAAACTTCCCTCGCGCGAACGTGTGCGAAGTTGGTATTACCATTGTTCGCCTTGTACATCTCCAACGCCTTTTTAAACACATCTTCGTCGCTCTTGCCGTTACGACGACCACttgaatatattttattatattcatCGCAAAACTTATTGACGAACCCGTTCATTTTTCGCCACTTTGATGACACCGAGTCGATATCTCGATACGGGCCTTGGTCCATTAGGTCAAGGAACTTCGCCAAAACCGCTTTCCAAAACCCGTCACCCGTTTGATTATTACctataaaatatattacaaaaaatatgttacaaaaaaatatgttacaaaaaataaaaaactaattctaaaaaatataaacttaaaaaaaaaagttagttttACCAACCTTTTGTCGGGTGTGTAGACGTGCCTATGTAAGCCTTAGCTAAGGCTTCTTCTTCGATTGGCGTCCACGGTTTCGCCTTTGGTTTGGACGGTTGCTCACCCACCACTTGCTTGCCTTTTCTTCATTTGCCTTTTTCTTTTTGCGGTTGGGTTTCGGGAACAACTTCCACATCCTCGTCGGGTTTGGATTGTTGAACGGGTTGCATCGGGATTGGTTGGGGTTGAACGGGTTGCGTCGGGTTCGGTTGGAGATTAAAAGCACCCCGCATCATCAATTGTTGAAGGGCTTGATTTTGAGAGAATTGGTTCGGTGAGTGTTGGAATGTGGCAAAGGCGTTTGACGAATATTGAGAGAATTGGTTCGGTTCGATCGTCGGATAATATCCTGGAACCGAGAAAACATTCGGTTGGGTCGGGTTGTTGGGATTGTTCGGGTTGTTGAAGGGATCCATGGTAGaatataaatttataaaagtggaatatgttttataaaaaataaagggAGAGAGATGAGGAAAAGGGGTTAAAATGGTGAATGGAGGTGAAAAAAGgtttgaaatttatatatttgggGGAAATGACCATTGCATTTTGAATTAAATTTGgtaaattaaatttttttatttaacgGTAACAATTCAAGGGGGCCCCACCACTGGAGGATCGCCTCAAACGTCAAGAGCCAAACGGAGAGGACGGGGATAGGGGGGGGGGGATGGTGTGTTGGCGGGGCCGGTCCTCGACGGCATGGGGGACGGTCCCCATACCCAGTAGCCTTAGAATCAAATATATTTTagagagtaaattacaagttttatcttttatgttgtatcaaatttcaGGTGATTTTCTTTAGCGCAAAACTTTACGAGTTTTGtatttaatgtttcaaaatcttacacTGTATCCGGTACGTCCTTTGagcctaactcagttaatttttctTGTTGAGTCTGGTCACACAAAGGTATCttagtctttttacctatttACTATAGTTAGTTATATAAAAAAACACTTTTTAAAAATTATTTTACACATTTAAAAGCTAGCTCAATACTTTCCCAGATCCACACAAACCTCCTTATCACTCCATTACCTTCGAATTCAAACCTGCAACAAAATCCAGATTCTCACATCTTCACATTCACTTTCCTACATCTCAAATAAACAACCTCTAAAACACAACCGTTCAACAAAATCACTTTCAGGATCTGACTAATCTGGTGATTAGTTCGTGGTATGTGCCTCGTCaaataaggttaatcttctttgtCTCGTCCAAGCTGTGGTGATGATGATCCTGCAAAACACTAAACACACCGTTAAGCTCGTTACGAGGAGGGGAATAGGAGGTTCTCCtcgtaaccaccctccggcgtgagaataagtatccgTTTGAGGATAAAAGTGTGTGATTAaagcaatgttgtagaaggcgctagtcgggcggtgaggtaccgcctagggattaatcggggttaatcggattggactttttaagtataattttacaaatttatttatatatatatatatatatatatatatatatatatagggtagggctagatagaaaaccctatatatataaaaaacccgagaaaacccaagctcccgacattttttttttttgaaaaaaataacacatgtaatatacatgtttttaagacttttgggccaaaaaaatcaaaaaagcgccgaagggatatttaaaaaaaaaaaacaagtttcagcaattttcagcgaaattatgtcttttttgcttaacacgtgttaggagctgaaatttgtttattttttttaaaaaaatcccttcggcgcttttttgtttttttttttgcccaaaacactctaaaacatgtatattacatgtgtaatttttttcaaaaaaaaaaaatgtcgggaggttgggtaaaaatggcttcccatttgggtttccagagttttctaagaattttagggttttttatctagcattatatatatatatatataactttatactttttattaataaatgaaTTATTGGATTAtatcacccccaactatcggcctttggccgttgccacccGGAACTAACACTTTGTAACCCGGCACCCCCAACTTGACTTTTTGTTTGCAATGGCACCACTCGGTTAAATCTCCACTAACTAGGTTTGTTTTTTGTCCGACGTGGCACTTTATTTCCTATGTGGCAAGATGAGGTGAATATTTGGGGGCTTATGTGTAAATTTTAATTACTATAGGGGGCTTGTGTGTATACTTTAATTACtataattaatataatatatataacaatatgtgtatgtatatgtacAGACACCTTCATATACAACCAGCCGCCACCACCACAACCCCCTTTCTACATCTCTCTCTAAACCcctctccaccaccaccaccaagaaCCGACACCTTCAACCATCAAGAACCACCATTGTCTCCACCAACCACCACCGCCCCTTTCTCTACATCTCTCTCTACCCCTCTACACCACCACCGTCAACCATCAAAAACCACTCCACCAACTACCACTGCCCCACCTTCCGCCATCGAAATAGACCCATTAACCACCATCATCTCCGGCGAACAACAACAAAACACGAAACCCTAAATCACAAATACGCCAATATAGAAACAGAAACAGAACATGAAACCCTAAAACCATTATCTCCGACCACCATTATATTCAGTTTTGGGTTCTTCGAAACGGAAACGACTAGTGGGTTTTTTTCCGATTTGCAGATCTATTTGAAGGCTTGAATCGGAGGTTAATTTAGGTTTTATTTGTGAGGCTGTAAATCGGTGGTTGTGGGTTTGGAGGGTGGTGGTAGGAGGTGGTTGTTGGTGAaccgatgaagatgatgatgattcgaGGGTGGTGGCTGTAAATCGGTGGTTGTATATAATGATaaactgatgaagatgatgatgattcgaTTTTGTATGGTGAAccgttgaagatgatgatgaaccgttgaagatgaagatgatgatgatttgattttGGGGTGAAGATGAAGAACGATgaagataatgatgatgatttgattttTTATATTGAGCAGGGTTTTTGATTTGGGAGATTACCTATAcatattgttatatatatataagtggcCACCTCATACCTTATAATGACACCTCATCAGAcacgtcatcaaaatatgccaTGTCAACCTAAAAAACAAACCCAGTTAGTGGAGATTTAACTGAGTGGTGCCATTGCAAACAAAAAGTCAAGTTGGGGGTGCCGGGTTacaaagtgttagttgcgggtggcaacggccaaaggccgatagttgggggtgatataatccaataacccttaagaaatttacaagtttaggagataactttatactttatattaataaatttacaagtttaggatataactttatactttttattaataaatttaaaagtttagtaaccatatgtaaactagtgaaagatagagggggttaaatgttaagatacctaaacttaaatgttaaaataggttTATAACTAAAATTTGGGCTTTAAACCATGGGCCAGgtttcaaaaattgagttttctGGGTCAAAAAACATGGGCCCGATTAGTCCGACTTTGACCGATTTTTACCGATTTTAACCGATTTTGTCCGACTTTTACCgactttgaccgattttgaccataACCGATTTTTTTGACCGACTAGCTTAAATTTAGGCAGTAACCCAccgactagcgcctaggcgcTTATGCAACATTGGATTAAAGTGAAAGAGCAGGAGAGCGATCCTTAAACCTAGAGGTGAAACTcactatttatagccggagtggtTAGggaaggagatgggctgatgggccttgggcctgtagtcgacaacaaggaatatccgtTTTGTCCCCTCTGCCACGACCGTTGGTGCTTCTAGGAGAGAGGGTAGTTGGCAcacgtgtaacaccccgtgtttttcaaagtcaaagtcaagattgaagtcaaaggaggaaaagatcgctaattgcgatctgtcactccttgttcaactactgttttgacttctttgactgtagttagtctattttatgttttcgttggttgtattatgtggagtacttaataaaatcgaagtaatcgaatgtttatcgctgcgaaacgctttacgactgtgaataataggaagtaacaatgcgataaagtcaattaatcagtaatcgagctaatctaatcaccatcgaactcgaaactcgaattatgcaactttggtgttataatacgtgtgtgtgtgccttatgtgttacttgtgcgtgtctactttatgttatgtgtggtaatcaatcgaatcgaagCTCGAAACTCAATCGACTCAATCGAAACtgaatcatgataattggtggagaagagatagtgcgagatatagatgcttgtatgttagatatagtagttaggattaaaagtaatttgaataggaaactctatcgtactcgcatcgtcctcaatcgaaatcgaaatatcaaaaatcgtcgcaccgaatactcgaatcaggcagctgaacgatcaggctcccagctgatcgaacagccagccgatcggactgctgtccgatcggataggCTGTCCGATcaagctgcctggccgatcggccagccctttcctcatttggcatcttataaatacccctgtcattgtcaccctaaccacttttggaaacctctgaccgaccagctcgtgctctcatcctttttctcatatttctctcgattccggtaagatttcatcctaaatcttgtactttcttgatctacacgcactcctacacctttctatctttcaaatctatACTtgtaaccatgaaatcatcaagattcaagtgttctaggatgatgtcatcatggtgttcttgaagaacttcatgctttggcctcaatccacctaGAATAACTTGGgcctagccgatttccacataaacaaacaaagatctgttatagatctaaatatatacacggtgaaaaggagTGAAAGatggatttccaactttctttcaactcttttacactcaatgtcttcaaaaccgatagaaatggagcttgtgccgacttactaatcattctagtagttgtgcggttcaagattcgggttctatccacgaggatcaccgattttgggttaaacgttaaactccgttccgaacagttcaccggccggatttgggtgattcctgtccgaccaggaggaacaagtaagaacgaggggtCTATGGTTCGACttgttgtcaaaatacctcaataTAACGATAAACAAATCAGAACAGCCaggtgttagacgaacaggccgaccaggtcaggatactgactgatcggactgctgtccgaacggacagccagccgatcggacagtcagccgattgaccagccagccgatcggctagcacatggccccacacttgaaCAATTTAATGAAGTGGAGTATGGAACAaactgttgttcgatcggactaccgtccgattggattactcttcggatcatgagatactatgcttcaacacttaatcgattttcaacatgtcTGACGCGttttggagtgccacccgatcgaacagccgtccgatcaggtgacaccctgctaagaacttatttgctgaagtacctaaccgatcgggtagccgaccgatcgaacgaccgttcgagcGATCGACCTGAAAAGTAAAGATACTTCCATGttttcaaatactgcaacaaaaacctcaaaaggtcaaaccatcatacacaaacacatcctacttagaggaagaaacaatccactcgaacagccatctgATCGACCTACCAGccgaccggacagctgtccgagCGGACagtcaaccgaacggtcagccgtccgatcgaccagttgtccgaccctccaacacttgtttccattttacgcgttgcttatcattatgctatcaaactattcaggctaaccctactctcaagcgttcccttcaatccatcaaccgctgtgagtatactcgaaccctttttgctttagcacttttgggtgttacatacgttacttattctaaatcacaatcgaacacactacgcaattactttaaacgctaaccgttaccgcatgtattacgtgactaaatgaatgcctgttgttatgtttacacatggaacgctctctacctgccttaacgacgatagtcctatagtttagactcagcacccgttcacacgggggttgttaaggacaattacttgcatggattacggtggtaatcatgtattgcaaactgccacgggcagtcaacccgcagttattggtatcgatagatccatgtcgataattaacatgcttcgttttcctctgtgtacgtgctggttatgcgtaaactatttcgaactctatttgctattatcaaacttgtatgttcacctttacattttatgtattgactttattttaacgtgtaacaccccaaaaacaggtttggtaatcaaaccccgttaatactaaaggacgggtaaagtaccgttagtagaaaaaaaaattattaacccggtaaatattaggatctaaataaataaacctaatattaaataaaagttgagCAAATCCTTTTgaggaaaacaaagtatatagaaAGCCCGAGTTAATGGGACtcaaaataaaacgggttataaatCCCTAGAActcactaagttaactaggaatgtttaacctagttaattaaaaggaatattgttagaaataagtaggttgtggcctAACATGAGGGGCCAAAGTTGGATAATATGAAAgttaaattataaaaagaaaattgtaacaaaacacacactaagtgtgtgttctGTTGATCGACATCAGGGAGCTCCCATGGAGCAAAACCCTAGTTTCATCAAAACTACCAAATTGAAGGTCAATCCAAGACCCAAATCGATGCATGGATGCGcataaacgatcaccaagtcatggggatcacaaggtatgtcacaAAACCTAGATTGGTTGA
Coding sequences:
- the LOC110931373 gene encoding extensin-like; the protein is MRHLHIQPAATTTTPFLHLSLNPSPPPPPRTDTFNHQEPPLSPPTTTAPFSTSLSTPLHHHRQPSKTTPPTTTAPPSAIEIDPLTTIISGEQQQNTKP